GTCGTACGACGCACCTCCCGGCGGCCCGGAGACGACGAATCCCCGACCGCCGGGGCCGGCATAGGAGACCGCTACGCAGGGTAAACCGGTGTCATGGCACAGCTGCTCACCTCGCCGCCCCCGCCGCAGGCCACCGAACTGCGCCGCTGGGAGCTGGCCGACCCCGCCGGTCTGCGGGACCTGCGGGCGTCCCTGCACGAGGCCCTGACCGGCGAGCGGCTCCTCGACGGGCAGCGCATGGACGAGGTGCCCGAGCTGATCGTCCTGGTCGCCACCGAACTGGCCACCAATGCCCTCAAGCATGGTATTCCGCCAACGATTGTCCGTTTACTCACCGTTGACGACTCGCTCATCCTCGACGTGGCCGACCACGATCTCAGCACCATCCCCGAGCTGGCCGACACCCGGCCGATGGGAGCGGGCGGCCGGGGGCTCCAGATCGCCATGGCGGTCTCCCTGGAGGTCGGCTGGTACGCCACCGACCGCACCAAGAACATCTGGGCGTCCTTCCCCCGCCGCTGACCGGGACCGGGCGGCTCAGCCGCTGACCGGGACCGGGCGGCTCAGTCGCCGGCCGGGATGGGGTCGTCGTACTCCCCGGCGGGGCCGGTGAACAGGCTGCCGCCCACCGTCGGCCAGGGGTTCGGGCGGCAACCGTGCAGGCCGAGGGTCTGCTGCTGCATCACCGGCGCCGGTCCGCCCGCCGCCGGGCAGCGTTCGTGGCCCCGGCCCAGCCGGTGCCCCACCTCGTGGTTCAGCACGTACGACCGGTAGCTGCCGAGGTCGCCCCGGAAATCCGGCACCCCACGCGCCCACCGGGCCACGTTGATCACCACCCGGTCGCCGTTGCGGCAGGAGGTGTACCGGTCCGAGGTGTCCCCGCACAGCTCGCCCCGGGTGACCGGGGTGGTCAGCAGCACGGTGAAGTCGGCCGGGGCGTCGGCACCGACCCGCTGCAGCCGCCACCGGCCATCGGCGGTCCAACCCCGGCGGTCGGCGAGCACCACCGCCACCTCCCGGCCGAACCGTTCCGGGTCCACGTCGTCGATGCCGCCCTCCACCGCCACCCGGTAGCGCAGCAACTGGCCGCTCCGCCCGGCGACCGCACCCTGGGCGGTCGCCGTCCGCCAGGTACCGGTGCCGCGCTGCGGGTAGCGCACCGCCGGGGCGGGGGCGGGCGATCCGGCCGCGGCCGGGACCTCCCCCCGGGGCGGCGCGGGCGGCACCGCGGCGGCGGCCGGCCGCACCGGTTCCCGTCGTACGTCGCCGACGAGTGCTCCCAGGTCGACGCCCTGCCGTTGGGCCACCACCGCGCCACCGGCGGCCAGGGCGGCCACCACCAGCACCGCCGTCAGCACACCGGCCGGGGTGGCACGCCGGCGGCGTCCCCGGTGCCGGCCCCGGTCGGCGGCCTCGCTCACCGTCAGGGTGCTCACCGTTCGCCTCCCCGTCCACCTCGGTCCACTCCGGGCAGGAGTACGGGCGGGAGGGCCGTACGGATGAGTCCCCGGGGTAGGCAATCCGGGTACGGGTACCGTGGCCGGGCAGACACTCCCGACCATCCGGACATCACCCGGTCGCCAGCTCCGAGGAAGGACCCCGTGGACGCCGACGCCCTCATCACCGCCGCGGTCGCGGCGGTCCGCGGCTCCGACGTACGCGACGCGGAGCGGAAGCTGGACCTGCTGGTGGTCGGCGGCGGCCCGGCGGGGGTCGGCGACGACGGCGGCCCGGCGGCGGTGGACGCCGCGCTGCGCGACCGGCTGGTCGCCGCCCTCGCCCGGCTCTGGCCGCGCGGCTGGCAGCCGACCGACGTGGCCCGGATCGTGACCCGCCGGCTCGGCGCACGCCCCGGCCGGCTGCTGGCCGACGCGCTCGCCGCCGACCGCGCGGCCCGGCCCGGCCCGGTGCCGCAGTGGTGGGACGACCAGTTGACCAGCCTGGACGCCCGGTTCCGCGGTGACGACGACGCCGGCCGGGCGGGCCGGGAGGGAACGGACCGGATCACCGCGCTGCGCGACGGGGTCGAGATGCTGGCCCTGCTGACCGGGCTGCCGCCGGTCGCGGTGCTCCGCCCGCCGCCCGGCGGCTCCGGCGGCGCGACCGGGTCCGGGCCGAGCGGATCACGCGTCCTCGACCGGGTACGGGCGCTGCTGGCCAAGGCGGAGTCCACCACCTTCCCCGCCGAGGCGGAGGCGTTCACCGGCAAGGCCCAGGAGCTGATCGCCCGGCACAGCCTGGAACAGGCGCTGGTCGAGGCCACCGCCGCCCACCCGGACCGGCCCGGCGGGATCCGGATCGGCACCGACGCGCCGTACGCGGGGGCGAAGGCGCTGCTGGTGCAGGAGGTGGCGACGGCGAACCGGTGCGAGTCGGTCTGGTCGGACGACCTCGGCTTCGCCACCGTGCTCGGCTTCCCCGCCGACCTGGCGGCCGTGGAGCTGCTGCACACCTCGCTGCTGGTGCAGGCCACCGCCGCGATGCTGCGCGGACGCCGGGAACGCCGGGGCGGCGGCCGGCGCACCAGGGCCTACGACGAGGCGTTCCTGCACGCGTTCGCCCAGCGGATCGGCGAACGGCTGCGGGCCGCGACCGAGGAGGCGAGCCGGCAGGCGACGGCGGCCGCCGGGCCGGACCGGCTGCTCCCGGTGCTCGCCGCCCGTTCCGACGCGGTACGCGAGCGGATGGACACCCTCTTCCCCGGTGCCACCCGGGCCCGGCTCAACGTGCGGGACGTCGAAGGGTGGCAGTCCGGCACCGCCGCCGCCGACCGCGCCTCGCTGGCCGGGGACGCCCCGGCGAACCGGCCGCTGCCCGGCCGACGCTGACCCACCCGCCACGGGCCGGCCGACGCCGGGAAGACCGGCCCACCGGACACCGCCCGGCCCCCGGGCTCTGCGGGCCGGCCGCGTGGGGGTGACTCAGGCGTGGCAGTCGCGGGTGAGCCGGGGCGGGATGTCGACGAACTCCTTGCCCATCCAGCTCGCCGGGCTCTTGGCGGCCGCCCCGTCGTCGATCTTCGCGGCGGTGTCGTCGATCAGCTTCTTGATCCGGGCGTCCTGGGCCCGGCGGGCCTGCCCGCGCACGTCGTCGGCGAGCCGGCTCAACCGCCCCTTGAGTTTGCCGTTGAGCTGTTCCGGGGTGAGTTCCTCACGGGTTGCCGCGGTCGAGTCGGCGACGATCTGCCGACTACCGTCGATGATCAACTGGTCGACCGCGCGACAGACCTGTGTGGTGTTCAGGGCGCTGCCCGTGGTCGGGCTGGCGGTGGCGGTGGTGGGGACCACCGCGTCGGGCGTGGCCTCCCCGGTGGCGGTGACGGTGGCCGACGGACCGGGCGCGGCGTCGGTGTCGGTGTCGGTGTCGGTGTCGTCGGCACAGCCGGCGGCGAGGACGACGAGGACGGCGAGGGTGAACGCGGTGGCGGAGCTGCGGTGCATCGACTTCCCCGTTTCGATGTGGCGGCGGTACCCCGGACACGATGCCGTACGACCCGGCGGGCCGACGGCGCACCCCCGACGCGCCGCACGCCGGACCGACGGCTGTCGGTCCGGCGTGCGGAAGGGCGTGGGTCAGCTCTTGAAGGCGTCCTTGACCTTCTCGGCGGCCTGCTTGAGGCTGGACTTGGCCTGGTCGTTGCGACCCTCGGCCTCCAGGCGCTCGTTGTCGGTCGCCCGGCCCACACCCTCCTTGATCTTGCCGGCGGTGTTCTCGGTCGTGTTTTCGATCTTGTCGTCGAATCCCATGAGAGCCTCCCGTACGAGCATGTCTTCCAACACCACCTGAACTACCCCCGACCCCCACCCCCAAAACTCCCGACCCACCGTCTTGCCGGGTCGATCAGGAGGTCTGCGTCACCCACCGCGGACCGTGGGCGGCCGTGGACCGCCCGATCCGACACCGGCGGCCGGATCACCGCAGAACGGTCGCCGGGAACCGGCGGAGGCGGAGGCTGTTGGCGACCACGAAGACCGACGAGAAGGCCATCGCCGCCCCGGCGATCATCGGGTTGAGCAGTCCGGCGGCGGCCAGCGGCAGGGCGGCCACGTTGTAGGCGAACGCCCAGAACAGGTTTCCCTTGATCACGGCGAGCGTGCGCCGGGAGAGCCGGATCGCGTCCACCGCGGCGACCAGGTCGCCCCGGACCAGGGTGAGGTCGGACGCCTCGATCGCCACGTCGGTGCCGGTGCCCATGGCCAGCCCCAGGTCGGCCCGGGCCAGCGCGGCGGCGTCGTTGATCCCGTCGCCGACCATGGCGACCGTACGACCCTGCTCCTGGAGCCGGCGCACCTCGTCGACCTTGTCGGCCGGCAGCACCCCGGCGGTCACCCGGTCGATGCCCACCTCGGCGGCCACCGCCCGCGCGACGGTCGCGTTGTCCCCGGTGAGCAGCACCGGAGTGAGGCCCAGGTCGCGCAGCGCGCCGATCGCCGCCCGGCTGGTGGGCCGGACCACGTCGGCGACCGCGAGGACGCCCCGGGCCTGCCCGGCCCAACCCGCCACCACCGCCGTCCGACCGGCGGCCTCCGCCTCGGTCACCGCCCGGACCACCTCGTCCGGTACGTCCAGACCGCGCTCGCGGAGCAGCCTCGGCCGCCCGACGACCAGGTCGTGGCCGTCGACGGTGCCGGTGACGCCGAGCCCCTCGGCGGCGGCGAACCCGGTGACCGGCGGCAGTTCACCGGCCTCGGCGGCAGCGGTCGCCACCGCACGGGCGATCGGGTGCTCCGAGCCGGCCTCCACCGCCCCGGTGAGCCGGAGCAGTTCGGCCCGGTCCTGCCCCTCGGCGGGACGGACGTCGACCAGGGTCATCCGCCCGGTGGTGACCGTGCCGGTCTTGTCCAGCACCACCGTGTCGACCTGCCGGGTCGACTCCAGCACCTCCGGCCCCTTGATCAGGATGCCGAGCTGGGCACCCCGCCCGGTGCCCACCAGCAGCGCGGTCGGGGTGGCCAGGCCGAGCGCGCACGGGCAGGCGATGATCAGCACCGCCACGGCGGCGGTGAAGGCGGCGGTCGGGCCGGCGCCGGTCCCCAGCCACCAGCCCAGCGTGCCGACGGCCAACGCGATCACCACCGGCACGAACACCCCGGAGATCCGGTCGGCCAGCCGCTGCACGGCCGCCTTGCCGGTCTGCGCCGCCTCCACCAGCCGGGCCATCTGGGCGAGCTGGGTGTCCGCACCGACCCGGGTGGCGGTGACCACCAGCCGGCCGCCCGCGTTCACGGTGGCACCGGCCACCACGTCGCCGGGGCCGACCTCGACCGGGACCGACTCGCCGGTGAGCATGCTGGCGTCGACCGCCGAGGTGCCCTCCTCGACCCGCCCGTCGGTGGCGATCTTCTCCCCGGGCCGGACCACGAACCGGTCGCCCACCACGAGCTGGTCGACCGGGATCCGGGCTTCCACCCCACCGCGCAGCACGGCGACGTCCCGCGCGCCGAGTTCGAGCAGGGCACGCAGGGCCGCCCCGGCGGTCCGCTTGGACCGGGCCTCGAAGTAGCGGCCGGCGAGGAGGAACACGGTCACCCCGGCGGCGGTCTCCAGGTAGATGTTGCCGGTGCCGTCGGTGCGGGTCACGTCCAGCCGGAAGGGGTGGGTCATCCCGGGCGTCCCGGCGTCGCCGAGGAAGAGTGCCCACAGCGACCAGCCGAACGCGGCGAGGGTGCCGAGCGACACCAGGGTGTCCATGGTCGCCGCGCCGTGCCGCAGGTTGGTCCAGGCCGCCCGGTGGAACGGCAGTCCGCCGTACGCCACCACCGGGGCGGCCAGGGTCAGCGACAGCCACTGCCAGTAGGTGAACTGCCAGGCCGGCACCATCGCCAGCACGATCACCGGCACGGTCAGCACGGCCGACACCCGCAGCCGGGTACGCAGGGCGGCCAGCGCGTCCACCGGTTCGCCGGCCGGTTCCGCCCCGGCCGGGGCGGGCGGCGGCGGCACGACGGCGGTGTAGCCGGTCTTCTCGACGGTGGCGATCAGGTCGTCCGGGGTGATCCGGTCGGCGTACCGGACGGTGGCCTTCTCGGTGGCGTAGTTGACGCTCGCCTCGACCCCGTCCATCCGGTTGAGCTTCTTCTCGATCCGGGCGGCGCAGGACGCGCAGGTCATGCCGCCGATGGCGAGTTCGATCAGGTGCGGGGCGGTGGGCGGGTTGCTCGTGGTGGGGGTCATCGCGGCGCCTCCGGTCGACCGTGCGGGTGCCCGGGGCCGTCGGTGCCGGTCGGCGTCGGGCGGGGGACGTCGGTGACGGTGGGGGACGCCGGGGTGTGCGCGGGGTCGTGGCGGGTGTCGGCGGGTGGCGCGACGGGGCCGGCCAGCTGACCGCCCCCGTACGCCGCGCCGAACACCGCCGCGAGCAGGAGGGCGAAGCCGCCCAGCCTGGTCGCCGTGTTCATCGGTCCACCCCGGTCTCCCGCCGCGACCGCCCGGTCACGCCTCGACGAGGTCGTAGCCGGCCTCGTCGACGGCGGCCCGCACGTCACCGGTGTCCAACGGACCGGCGCTGGTGACGGTCACCCGGCCGGAGGCCAGGTCCACCTGCACCTCGGTCACCCCGTCCAGCGCGGCCAGTTCGGCGCTCACCGCACTGACGCAGTGCCCGCAGGTCATGCCCTTCACCTGGTAGTTCGTGATCATGGCGTGCTCCCTCCCTCTCCTCCAATATACCCCCCAGGGGTACCCTGCCCGACGACCGTAACATACCCCCCGGGGGTAGGCTATCGTGGTGGCCATGACCACACCGAGCAACCCCGTCCGGGGCTACACCGCCAGCAAGGACCAGCTGCTCGCGCGGCTGCGCCGCGTGGAGGGGCAGGTCCGGGGCATCGAGAAGATGGTCGACGACGACCGGTACTGCATCGACGTGCTCACCCAGATCTCCGCCGTCCAGGCCGCCCTGGACAAGGTCGCCCTCGGCCTGCTCGACGGCCACGCCCGGCACTGCATGCACGAGGGGGCCGCCGAGGGCCGGGCCGACGAGATGGCCGCCGAGATGATGGCCGCCGTCGGCCGGCTGATGAAGCGCGGCTGACCCGCCGCGGCCGGGGGTGAACGCACCCCTCGGCATACCGTGGGCAGGGCTAACCCGGCGGGCCGGGGTGGTGGCTACCATCGTCCGACGACGACCGCCGCCCGCGGGATGAACCGGTCGGCCGGCCGACCGGTATCCCGTCCCGGACCGTTGGGAGAACTCGCACGCATGGGCGCCGACCACACCCGTACCGCTCCGTCCACCCCGCCCCGGGTGCGGCGGATACTCGTCCTGACGGTGGTTCCGCTCATCGTCGTCACGGTGGTCGCCACGCTGCTGCTCTGGCCGGGCGAGACCCGGCGGATCGACCAGGGCGAGCAGGTGCCCCGCCACCACGGCACGGTGACCCGGGTGGTGACCGAACCCTGCCCGCCCGCGCCGGAGACCCCCGACGGGCCGTCCGGGGCGGACGCCGGCCCGTGCGGCACGGTGACGGTCGCCGTCGAGCAGGGGCCGGACAGCGGTGAGCAGGTCGAGACGCCGGTCCCGTCCGGGCCGGGGGCACCGACGGTGGCCGTCGGTGACGAGGTGGTGCTGGTCGCGCTGACCGACCCGACCGACCCGGTGGCGGTCAGCTACCACATCGCCGAGCACCAGCGGGGTACGCCGCTGCTCTGGCTGGTCGCCCTGTTCGCGGCGGCGATCGTGGCGTTCGGCCGGCTCCGTGGGCTGGCCGCCCTGGCCGGTCTCGGCGCCAGCTTCGCCATCCTGCTGACCTTCGTGGTGCCGGGCATCTCCGCCGGGGGCGCACCGCTGCCCATCGCGATCACCGGCGCCGCGCTGATCATGTTCGTGGTGCTGTACCTGACCCACGGGATCACCGCGCAGACCTCGGTGGCGGTCCTCGGCACCCTGGGCAGCCTGGTGCTGACCGGGGTCCTGGGCACGCTGGCCACCGCCGCCACCCACCTGACCGGGTACGGCAGCGAGGAGGCCACCACGCTGTCGATGTACCAGCGCGACGTGGACCTGCACGGCCTGCTGCTGGCCGGGATCATCATCGGCTCGCTCGGCGTGCTGGACGACGTGACCGTCACCCAGGCGGCCACCGTCACCGAGTTGGCCCACGCCAATCCCGGGCTCTCCCGGTTGCAGCTCTACCGGGCCGCCACCCGGGTCGGCCGGGCGCACATCGCCTCCACGGTGAACACCATCGTGCTGGCGTACGCGGGGGCTTCGCTGCCGCTGCTGCTCCTGCTCACCGCCGACAGCCGGCCGCTGGGGCAGATCCTCACCAGCGAGTTCCTGGCCCAGGAGATCGTCCGGAGCGCGGTGGCCACCCTCGGGCTGGTGGCGGCGGTGCCGCTGACGACCGGGCTGGCCGCGCTGGTCACCACCGCCGGCCGCGGCCCCGCCGACGCCGCCGCGGCCGGGCCGCCGCCCACCCCGCGCCCGGCTCCCGACCGGGCCGAGGCGTGGCAGGCGCTGGGCGCGCCCCGACCCGGCGGACCGTCCACCCCGGCCCCCGCCCGGTGGGCGGATCCGGAGGGGAACACGGAAGCGGCATGGTGACACTCCGCTTCGTGACCGGAGGCGGGGTCACCACTGTCGATCCCGCCGCTGGTCACCGGCCGCTATCGGGAAAATACGTATTTCGCCGGGTTGTGGCCGTAGATTCCTGCTACGACTCTCGGGTAACCTCGCTGCCGGTCACCGCCGAAGGCGCCCACCGGCGCCAGCGGGGCCACCGCCCAATCGCCGTACGGCGAGCCGGGGAACCGAGCACCTGGGGTGAATCCGCGCCAGCGGTAGGGGCCACTTCCGTCCCGAACCCGTCAGCTAACCCGGTCGGCGGTCGACGGAAGGGAAAACTGTGACGGCACCCCTACGCCGCTGGCTGACGCCGGCAGTGGCCGTGCTCGCCGCCCTGGCGATCGTCGCCGGGCCCACCGCCGCCCCCGCGACGGCGGCACCCAACGCACCCTCCCCCTCGGGCCACGAGGAGGACGAGGAGCCGAAGCTGCTCACCGACGTCATCGAGGCCACCAACCGGGAGTACTCGGCGGCGAAGAACCGGCTGGAGAAGTCCAAGAAGCGCCAGCTCGAGTACGCCATCGAGGTGGAGAAGGCCGAGCAGGAGCTGACCGCGCTGGCCCCGCAGGTCAACGAGATCGCCGCCCAGTCGTACCGGACGGGTCGGGTCGGCGCGGTCGCCGCCCTGCTGGAGAGCGACGCCCCGGACGCCTTCGTCCGGCGGGCCGCCGCCCTGGACGAGCTGAACATGGTCAACGCCGGCAAGCTGGCCGAGGTCAACGAGGTGAGGACCCGGGCCGAGAAGGCCAAGCTCGCCGTCGACGCCGAGGTCCGTGAGCAGCAGAAGCAGACCAACCTGATGGCCAAGAAGAAGACCGAGGCGGACAAGGCACTGGCCCTGGTCGGTGGCCGGGGCTTCACCGGCGGCCTGGTCGACGCCACCTCGCCGGTGGCCCGCATCGCGCCGGGCCAGACGGCCGACGGCGACTGGCGTGCCGAGTCGTGCAGCGAGAACGACCCGACCACGTCCGGTTGCATCACCCCGCGCACGTTGCACATGTACAAGGAGGTCAAGCGGGCCGGCTTCAACCGGTTCGTCGGCTGCTACCGTCCCGGTGGTCCCTGGGAGCACCCCAAGGGCAAGGCGTGTGACTGGTCGTTGCAGAAGAGCGGCTTCAGCCCGTGGCACAACAACGACACCCGGATGTACGGCAACAACCTCGCCGCGTTCCTGCTCCGCAACGCGGACCGGCTGGGCATCTACTACGTGATCTGGAACCGGCAGATCTGGTTCCCGGCCAACGGATGGAGTTCCTACTCCGGCCCGTCCAACCACACCGACCACGTACACGTGTCCCTGTTGTAGCGACGCGACGACGCGGCATCCGAATCCCGGACACCGCGTCCTCGACCCGGTGGGTCGAGCGAGCACTCACGGCGGAGGCCGCCCGGTCGAACCGGGCGGCCTCCGCCGTGAGCGGGTCTCGGCCGGACGGCCGTCGACGGGCGTGCCCCAGCCGGCGACGGCCGGCGACGGGCGTGCCTCAGCCGGCGACGGCCGCCGGAGCGGCGTCGGCACCCGCCGGCACCACGGCAGGCCCGGGGACGGCGGCGGTGAGGGCGGCCGGAGCGTGCGCCGGGGCCACCTGGCGGACCTCACCGGCGGCGAGCCGGTAGGACATGCCGACCACCGCGCACCGCCCGGCGGCCACCTCGGCGGCGATCACCGGCGAGTTGCCGAGCAGCACCTCGACGGTCTGCGCGATGTGGATGTCGACGATCCCGTCGATGTCGTGCACCCCCTGCTGGGCCGCCCGGCGCAGGCTCGGCCCGACGGCGGCGACCACCGAGTAGAGGTGCCCCGGGGGCTGGGTGCCGGTGCGGGCCGCCTCCCGGGCGGCCTGTACCGCACCGCAGGAGTCGTGCCCGAGCACCACCACCAGCGGCGTGCCCAGGACGGTCACCGCGTACTCGACGCTGCCGAGCACCTCGGGGCCGGCGGTGTGCCCGGCGGTCCGGACCACGAAGAGGTCACCCAGACCCCGGTCGAAGATGATCTCGGCGGCGAGCCGGGAGTCGGAGCAGCCGACGATGACCGCGAAGGGGTGCTGGCCGTCGGCGACGGCCGCCCGGTGGACCGCGCCCTGGTTGGGGTGGCGGGGCTCACCGGCGACGAAACGCCGGTTGCCGGCCTGCAACTCGGCCAGCGCCTGGGTCGGAGTGATCGGGCCCATTGCCTCACCTCGGTCCGGAATCGTGCCTGCTCACGCCGGCCGGCGGCACCGACGGCCGTGTTCCCACGGTCACACGCAGCTAAAGGTACGTCAAGATTTCGTGATACACGTTTCAGGCTTTGGTCGCAGCGATGTCGGCGGCGGGTCGACAGCCGGCCGGGACGGACGCGAACGCCGGCCGACGGCGGGTTCCCCGCGCTCGGGCCATACGATGACCGGTATGGCGAAGACCACGGACAGCGCCGGGAGCGCCCGCAACT
Above is a window of Micromonospora rifamycinica DNA encoding:
- a CDS encoding metal-sensitive transcriptional regulator, with translation MTTPSNPVRGYTASKDQLLARLRRVEGQVRGIEKMVDDDRYCIDVLTQISAVQAALDKVALGLLDGHARHCMHEGAAEGRADEMAAEMMAAVGRLMKRG
- a CDS encoding ATP-binding protein, with the protein product MAQLLTSPPPPQATELRRWELADPAGLRDLRASLHEALTGERLLDGQRMDEVPELIVLVATELATNALKHGIPPTIVRLLTVDDSLILDVADHDLSTIPELADTRPMGAGGRGLQIAMAVSLEVGWYATDRTKNIWASFPRR
- a CDS encoding DUF3152 domain-containing protein — its product is MSTLTVSEAADRGRHRGRRRRATPAGVLTAVLVVAALAAGGAVVAQRQGVDLGALVGDVRREPVRPAAAAVPPAPPRGEVPAAAGSPAPAPAVRYPQRGTGTWRTATAQGAVAGRSGQLLRYRVAVEGGIDDVDPERFGREVAVVLADRRGWTADGRWRLQRVGADAPADFTVLLTTPVTRGELCGDTSDRYTSCRNGDRVVINVARWARGVPDFRGDLGSYRSYVLNHEVGHRLGRGHERCPAAGGPAPVMQQQTLGLHGCRPNPWPTVGGSLFTGPAGEYDDPIPAGD
- a CDS encoding coiled-coil domain-containing protein, which gives rise to MTAPLRRWLTPAVAVLAALAIVAGPTAAPATAAPNAPSPSGHEEDEEPKLLTDVIEATNREYSAAKNRLEKSKKRQLEYAIEVEKAEQELTALAPQVNEIAAQSYRTGRVGAVAALLESDAPDAFVRRAAALDELNMVNAGKLAEVNEVRTRAEKAKLAVDAEVREQQKQTNLMAKKKTEADKALALVGGRGFTGGLVDATSPVARIAPGQTADGDWRAESCSENDPTTSGCITPRTLHMYKEVKRAGFNRFVGCYRPGGPWEHPKGKACDWSLQKSGFSPWHNNDTRMYGNNLAAFLLRNADRLGIYYVIWNRQIWFPANGWSSYSGPSNHTDHVHVSLL
- a CDS encoding carbonic anhydrase, whose product is MGPITPTQALAELQAGNRRFVAGEPRHPNQGAVHRAAVADGQHPFAVIVGCSDSRLAAEIIFDRGLGDLFVVRTAGHTAGPEVLGSVEYAVTVLGTPLVVVLGHDSCGAVQAAREAARTGTQPPGHLYSVVAAVGPSLRRAAQQGVHDIDGIVDIHIAQTVEVLLGNSPVIAAEVAAGRCAVVGMSYRLAAGEVRQVAPAHAPAALTAAVPGPAVVPAGADAAPAAVAG
- a CDS encoding DUF2786 domain-containing protein encodes the protein MDADALITAAVAAVRGSDVRDAERKLDLLVVGGGPAGVGDDGGPAAVDAALRDRLVAALARLWPRGWQPTDVARIVTRRLGARPGRLLADALAADRAARPGPVPQWWDDQLTSLDARFRGDDDAGRAGREGTDRITALRDGVEMLALLTGLPPVAVLRPPPGGSGGATGSGPSGSRVLDRVRALLAKAESTTFPAEAEAFTGKAQELIARHSLEQALVEATAAHPDRPGGIRIGTDAPYAGAKALLVQEVATANRCESVWSDDLGFATVLGFPADLAAVELLHTSLLVQATAAMLRGRRERRGGGRRTRAYDEAFLHAFAQRIGERLRAATEEASRQATAAAGPDRLLPVLAARSDAVRERMDTLFPGATRARLNVRDVEGWQSGTAAADRASLAGDAPANRPLPGRR
- a CDS encoding CsbD family protein; its protein translation is MGFDDKIENTTENTAGKIKEGVGRATDNERLEAEGRNDQAKSSLKQAAEKVKDAFKS
- a CDS encoding heavy-metal-associated domain-containing protein, with the translated sequence MITNYQVKGMTCGHCVSAVSAELAALDGVTEVQVDLASGRVTVTSAGPLDTGDVRAAVDEAGYDLVEA
- a CDS encoding heavy metal translocating P-type ATPase, whose amino-acid sequence is MTPTTSNPPTAPHLIELAIGGMTCASCAARIEKKLNRMDGVEASVNYATEKATVRYADRITPDDLIATVEKTGYTAVVPPPPAPAGAEPAGEPVDALAALRTRLRVSAVLTVPVIVLAMVPAWQFTYWQWLSLTLAAPVVAYGGLPFHRAAWTNLRHGAATMDTLVSLGTLAAFGWSLWALFLGDAGTPGMTHPFRLDVTRTDGTGNIYLETAAGVTVFLLAGRYFEARSKRTAGAALRALLELGARDVAVLRGGVEARIPVDQLVVGDRFVVRPGEKIATDGRVEEGTSAVDASMLTGESVPVEVGPGDVVAGATVNAGGRLVVTATRVGADTQLAQMARLVEAAQTGKAAVQRLADRISGVFVPVVIALAVGTLGWWLGTGAGPTAAFTAAVAVLIIACPCALGLATPTALLVGTGRGAQLGILIKGPEVLESTRQVDTVVLDKTGTVTTGRMTLVDVRPAEGQDRAELLRLTGAVEAGSEHPIARAVATAAAEAGELPPVTGFAAAEGLGVTGTVDGHDLVVGRPRLLRERGLDVPDEVVRAVTEAEAAGRTAVVAGWAGQARGVLAVADVVRPTSRAAIGALRDLGLTPVLLTGDNATVARAVAAEVGIDRVTAGVLPADKVDEVRRLQEQGRTVAMVGDGINDAAALARADLGLAMGTGTDVAIEASDLTLVRGDLVAAVDAIRLSRRTLAVIKGNLFWAFAYNVAALPLAAAGLLNPMIAGAAMAFSSVFVVANSLRLRRFPATVLR
- a CDS encoding YibE/F family protein: MGADHTRTAPSTPPRVRRILVLTVVPLIVVTVVATLLLWPGETRRIDQGEQVPRHHGTVTRVVTEPCPPAPETPDGPSGADAGPCGTVTVAVEQGPDSGEQVETPVPSGPGAPTVAVGDEVVLVALTDPTDPVAVSYHIAEHQRGTPLLWLVALFAAAIVAFGRLRGLAALAGLGASFAILLTFVVPGISAGGAPLPIAITGAALIMFVVLYLTHGITAQTSVAVLGTLGSLVLTGVLGTLATAATHLTGYGSEEATTLSMYQRDVDLHGLLLAGIIIGSLGVLDDVTVTQAATVTELAHANPGLSRLQLYRAATRVGRAHIASTVNTIVLAYAGASLPLLLLLTADSRPLGQILTSEFLAQEIVRSAVATLGLVAAVPLTTGLAALVTTAGRGPADAAAAGPPPTPRPAPDRAEAWQALGAPRPGGPSTPAPARWADPEGNTEAAW